Part of the Microbacterium immunditiarum genome is shown below.
CTCCCCTACATCCGCCAGATCGCGCGACTCGGCTGGACCCAGGCGCTTCGCAACGATCCGGCCCTGGCGGCGGGGCTCAACACGACGGCGGGCACGGTCGTGAACCCGGGCGTCGCGTCGGCGCATGAGCTCGAGCTCGCGTCTCTCGAGGGGGCGCTCGCCTAGGAATTCGCCCGCCCGGGCGGCAGTCACGCCGGCGCTCAGGGCAGCGGCTTCTCCTCCATGCCCCACGGAGAGCCGTAGCCCTCGGGCGCCGGTGCGGCGAGCAGGTCGAGGAAGGGGCGGGCGTCGAAAGCCTCTGGGCCGAGCACGCCCGTGCCCTCCCACGTTCGGCGGGCGAGCAGCTCCAGCGCGATGACGGGGTTGATGGCCGTCTGCCACACGACCGCCTGCGACTTGTATTCGCGCATCGACTGCTCGTTGTCGGCGACGTGGTACAGGTACGTGGAGCGCGGCGCGCCGTCCTTCCCCTTTCCCGTCACCCACACGCCCGCGCACGTCTTGCCGGTCATGCTGTCGCCGAGGGTCGCCGGGTCGGGCAGCGCCGCCGCGACGACATCGCGCGGAGCCACCTGGACGCCCTTCACATCGACCGGGTCGGTACGGTCGAGGCCGGTCTTGTGCAGCACGCGGAGCACCTCGATGAACTCGTCGCCCAGGCCGTACTTGAACGTCACACGCTTCGCCTTCGTCCACCGCGGCATGAGGAGGACCTCCTCGTGCTCGACGTTGACGCACTCGACGGGCCCGATGCCCTCGGGGAACTCGAACACCTCGGGCCCGGAGAAAGGGGGTGTCGTGTACCAGCCGCGGTCCTCTTCGTAGATGACCGGCGGGTTGAGGCACTCCTCGATCGTCGTCCAGATCGAGAACGACGGCGCGAAGTCGTACCCGGCGACGACGAGGTTCGCGCCGTCGCGCACCGCCAGTTCGTCGATCTCGCTGAACAGCTCGTCCTCGGCGTAGCGCGCGAAGACGTCGGACAGGCCCGGCTCGACGCCGATGCCGACGAGGGCGAGACGTCCGGCGTCCTTCCACTCCTGATCCTTGGCGAATTGCTCGTCGCCGAGTTTGACGCCCGGAAGCTCGTGCGGCTTGTCGGGGTGCGGATGCGACAGGCTCATCGCCATGTCGAGGTAGGTCGCGCCCGCGGCGAAGCATCCGTCGAAGATCGGCATGACGAAACGAGGGTCGACGGCGTTGAGCACATGCGTCGCGCCGGTCTCGCGCACGAGCGTCGCGACCGCGTCCGCGCTCGAGGCGTCGACCTGCGCGGCCGAGAGCCGCGGGTCGCCGAGCTCGGCAACCAGGGCCTCGGGACGGGCGGGGTCGTAGTCGGCGATCACGAGCGACTCGAAGAAGTCGCGACGGACGGCGATGCGCGTCGCCGCCGAGCCGACGCCTCCCGCACCGACGATGAGGATCCGCATCACCACTCCCTTCTGCCGTGCGATCTAGACCAGGCCCCCGTCGACCGAGCGCAGGTAGTCCGCCGGCTCCTCCGGCACGAGCACCGGTGTGTCGCGGTTCAGGCTCTCGCCCCGGAAGAACGGCTTGGACCGCGGGAAGGCGAACCAGATGAACATGAGCACGACGCCGAGGGCGAGCGCACCCACGCCCACGACGAAGGTGCCGCCGATGCCCAGCAGGACGGTGTATCCGTAGTCGACGTCGTACATGTCGATCGCCGACTGGATGAACGCGTACGTGAGCATGAGCGCCCCGGCGAGAGGAAGCAGGAACCGGAAGAAGAAGTTGCGCGTCGAGTTGAACAACTCCCGCCGGAAGTACCACACGCAGGCGTACCCGGTGATCGCGTAGTAGAACGCGATCGCGAGGCCGAGCGAGAGGATCGAGTCCTGCAGGATGTTGTCGCTGATGAGCGTCATGCCGATGTAGTACAGCGACGCGACGACGCCCATCACGATCGTCGAGAACGACGGCGTGCGGTACTTCGGGTGGACCTCCTTGAACTTCGCCGGCAGCGCGCGGTACACGGCCATCGAGAGGGTTCCGCGCGCGGTCGGCAGGATCGTCGTCTGCGTCGACGAGACGGCCGAGATGAGCACAGCGACCACGAGCACCCACCCGACGGGACCGAGCAGCCCGTCCTTGATGGCGAGGAAGACGTCATCGGCGTTGGCTTCGTTGCCCAGGCCCGTGCCGGTCTCGCCCAGCCCCGCGTACATCATCGCGGCGAGGGTGACCGAGACGTAGGTCACGAGCAGCAGGACGCACGTCAGCAGCGCCGCGAGCCCGGGGATGCGCTTGGGGTCCTTCGTCTCCTCGTTGAGGGCGAGGCACGTGTCCCAGCCCCAGTAGATGAACAGCGCCAGCAGGACCGCTTCGGTGAAGCCCTGCCACTCGGTGAAGCCGAGCGGGTTGAACCACGCCCAGTCGAACGGCGTCGGGTTGGGCGCGGTGCCTGCGAAGAACTGCCAGAGGGCCGCGACGACGAAGATCACGAGCGCGAGGTACTGGATGCCCAGCAGCACGTTCTGCAGGCGCTCGCCGATCTCGATGCCGCGCCAGCTGACCCAGGTCATGAGCGCGATGAAGACGACGCCGGTCGCGGTCACCAGGAACACGTTGTCGGAGAGGAGGGCGTCCTCCGTGCTGCCGACGATGCCGTCGATGAGCGCCCAGAAGTAGATGCCGCCGATCTGGGCGAGGTTCGCGAGCACGACCATGCCCGCGACGGCGACGCCCCAGCCGCCCATCCAGCCGACCCACGGACCGAACGCCTTCGTCCCCCAGGTGAACGTCGTGCCGCAGTCGGGCACGTCGTTGTTGAGCTCGCGGTACGCGTACGCGATGAAGAGCATCGGGACGAACGCCACGATGAAGGCGATCGGAGCCTGAGCGCCGACCGCCAGCACGACGAACCCGAGCGTCGCGACGAGAGAGTACACCGGTGCCGTCGAGGCGAGACCGATGACGGTCGAGCCCCAGAGCCCGAGCGTGCCGGCTGCGAGTCCCTTGCCGTCGGGTCGGTCAAGGTGTACGGGCGACGTTGCCATAGAGCGACGTTAGGGGTCGCGACGATCGGCGGTCAACAACGAATCCGCCGTGTCGTCGGCGGGCAGCGCGACGCGCGTGACGGCGCCCGTCCGGAACAGCCACGCACGCGGCCTGCCTGGTGCGCAGTACGGCGGAAGGGACCGGTCGCCCGTGAGCAGGCGGTACTCGGCGGAGCACGCCATGTCGACGACGAGGTCGTGATCAGAACGGACGTCGGAGAGGGTTCGCCAGTGGCGCTGCCATTGGTCGGGGTCGCCGGTCACGACGACGGGCTCACCGGATGCGCCGCCCGAGCCGTCGCCCGCGGCGAAGTCGTCGAGGCGCACGACTCGAACACCCCGCCTCGCCCACGCGGCGACCGCTGCGCGCGCATCCGCCGTCGGGCGTGCGACGAAGCCGGTGAGCGGGGCTTGCGGAGCGAATACGCGAGCACCGGATGCCGCGAGCCCACGCCCGTCGCCGGCCGCCGCAGCCGTCGCGACCGCCACCTGCACCGCCCGCCCGTCGAGTCGTCCACGCCCGGGCGGGGCCCCTGTCGTGTGATGTGCGGACTCGCCTCCCGCCGCGAGGTACTCCTGACGCGACAGCATCGGAAGCAGCAGCCGCCTCGAAAGCAGGTCACCCACACGAGCGGCGGCACCGGTGAGCCGTTGCGCCGCGACGACGAAGAGCACGCCGTCGTCGCCCGCGCGGCGCATGGCGAGGTCGAGCCGTTCGACCACCTCGCGCCCGTAGTCGGCCGGGAAATGCGCGGCGACGGTGTCGAGGTCGTCGATCAGCACGATCGACCCCGCCTCGGGCGGCGCGCAGGCGAAGCGCTGCACCGCGTCCCACGTGCCCTCGGGATCTGAGGGAACTCGCACGACGGGCCCACGCGCCTGCGCGGCGATCGTCGCGAGGACCGTCGACTTGCCCGAGCCGGGGCCGCCGACGACGAGCAGCCCGCGATCGCCGGTGCGCACGCCGATCGGGCGCTGCCTCTGCCGCTCGGGCTCGTCGGCGAGGCCCACGAGGAGGACTCCCCCGCCCTTGGGGGCGTCCTCGTGGCGCACGAGGTCGTCGAGTTCGATGCGGCCGGGGAGGTCCGGAAGCCACGGGCGCCTCGGGATGGGGCCTCGCGCCGTCGACGCGATACGGCGGATGTCATCGGACGACGACAGTGCGATCCGCGCCGGCTGCGGCGCCGGGTCCGCCGCCCGACGCACGACGGCCGCGCCACGCCCGTCGACGCCGCCGGGCAGGAGCGCGGCGTCGTCGGTGCCGACGACGGCTCGGCTGTCGGCGGCATCCGTCACTCGCAGGCTGATGCGCAGCGGACAGTTCGCGAGCAGCGCGTCGCGCACGACCCCGGCCACGCGCTGCGTCCCGAGGATCAGGTGGATGCCGAGCGCTCTGCCCCGAGCCGCGACGTCGGCGAACACCGCGTGCAGCTCGGGGTGGTCGGCGAGCAGCGCCGCGAACTCGTCGACGACCACGACGAGGCGCGGAAGACGTACGCGCGGATCGTCGATGTCGCGGGCCGAGTGCCCTCCCAGCTCGCCCTCGCGCCACCTGATCTCGGCCCGCAGGCTCTCGATCGCGCGCCGCGCTCCCGTCCCGTCGAGGTCTGTGATGACCCCCGTGACGTGGGGCATTGTCTCGAGCGCGTCGAACGCGGTTCCGCCCTTGAAATCGGCGAGCAGGAAGCTCACCTCCTCGGTCGAGTGCGTCGCGCACAGGGCGAGGATCCACGTGATGAGCAGCTCGCTCTTGCCGGATCCGGTAACGCCCGCCACAACGGCGTGCGGTCCGTCCCCGACGAGGTCGACGACCACCGTCCGACCCGCGTTCGAGCCGATCGGCGCCGCGAGCGCGCCGCGCCGCGCCGGGGGTGCGTCGTCGAGCACCTCACGCAGCGGCACGACCGCGGCGGGCCCGTCGGAGAGCCCGGGGACCGCCGCGTGCGACGCGCGGTCCGTGAGAGCGTGCGCGATGGTGTGGAGCTGGTCGCGGGACAGCGCCTCTGCCGCGATCTCCTGGACCGAGCCCGCGCGGTCGAGGTGAGCGACGCCGGGAGCGTCGATGACGAGCGTCGCGCCGCATCGTGGCGGGATCGGATGCCCCGGCTCCACGCGCGCGATCACGATCTCCGCGGCCGGGGGAACCTGCTGTCCGGGTTCGACGACGGCAGCCGCGATCCCCGTCGCCGCTCGTCGGTGCGGCAGGCCGTCGGCCCATCCCGGGGCAGCGATGAGGCGCAGCTTCCCGGGCGGGAGCGACAGGCACAGCTGTGCGACGAGCGCGCGCAGGGCAGCATCCGCGATCACCGGCGGACCGATCACGGCGACCCCTTCGCCCGCGCGCACGGTGATCGGGGCGTCTTCGAGCACCGTCGCCCTCGCACGGAGGCGGTCGGATGCCGGGTCGCCCTCGCCCCCGGACACACGCACCGCCGACGGCGCTTCGCCCGCGCCCACGACGAGGGTGTCAGCACGTTCCGCGACGGGCCGCCACACGGCGGTGTCGTACGCGAGGAACCGCGCGACGTCCGGATGGGCCGCCCAGCGCCGCGCGCGCTCCTCGCGGTGGCGCACACCGACGGCGGACGCGACGCGCTCGCGCGCCGCCTCCGCCTCCGCGTCCGCCCGCCGGCGATCCCGTCGCGTGGTGCGCATGCGGTCAACGACCGTCGCCGCGGCGACGACCGGGACCAGGCAGGCGAGCCACAGCGAGAGCATCGATCCCGTGACGAGCCAGATCCCCACGGCGCCGACGATCGGCACGACGGACGCCAGGACGGGAAGGCCGGTGCGCGGAGGCGGCGCCCACGGCGCCGGCAGGGTCAGCGCGGTGTCGACGAGATCGTGCGGGCCGACTTCGGGTTCGGTTCGCGGACGCGGCGCGGCGGGTGCGGGAGCGAAGCGCATGCACCCAGTCCACCTCGCGTGCACGCACGGGCGGCGCCCGCCGGGACGATGTGTGAGAGCGAAGCCCTACCGGGGAGCTGTGGAGGAGTCGTCGCCGTCGGACTGCTGCTGCGCCGCAGGCTCGGCCGCCGCATCCGACTCTTCGTCCTCGTCGTCGACGGTCTCCCACTCCGCGGTGTCGGTCGCGTCCTCGTCCGTCTCGTCGTCGATCTCCGGCGCGCTGCCGACGTTGAGCACCACGATCGTGATGTTGTCGCGACCGCCGTTCTCCAGTGCCGCCTCGAGCATCGCCCGCACGGCGTCGGCGGGGTCGGGGTTCTCGTCGAGGAAGTGCCGGATGCCGTAGTCCGTCAGCTCTTTCGTGAGCCCATCCGAGCAGATGACGAACCGGTCGCCCGGGACGATCTCGACGCGCACGTAGTCCGGCGTGACGCTCTCGCTCGGTCCGACCGCGCGCGTGATGACGTTGCCGTACGGGTGATTCTCGGCCTCTTCGGGGCTCAGGCGGCCGGCGGCGACGAGCTCCTGCACGACCGAGTGGTCCGTCGTGAGCTGCGCGATCATGCCCTCGCGCACGAGATAGACGCGCGAGTCTCCGATGTTGAGCGTGACCCAGTGCGGCTCGTCGCGGCTCGTGTCGAGGAACACGCCCGTCACGGTGGTTCCGGTGGCCTCGTCCGTGGCATCCGGATGCGACGCGATGTCTTTCACCGCACGGGCCAGCGACTTCTCGAGAGCCTTCGCCGTGATCGTGCCCGACTCGGCGAGCTCGCGCATGCGCGCGACCGTGCTCGTGCTGGCGATCTCACCGCCGACGTGCCCGCCCATGCCGTCGGCGACGACGAAGAGCGGGAACTGGGCGAGGACCGCGTCCTGGTTGACGTCGCGCCGGCGACCGCGATGGGTCACCGCTGCCCACGTGAGCTCGAGCTCACCGTCGGGCAGGGTGATCGTCGTGGAGTCGGCGGTGACCTTCGGCACTCCCCCGTCCTCCCGTCGCCGTAACAGGTTCGCCGCGCCTTGCGGGCGGCGTGGTCACATCCTAGTGGAACGGCCCTTCGCGACCCCTTGCGCGACGCCCTGAGACTATGCCGCGCGCCCCGGCCCGGGGAAGAACCCGTCGATCGCCTCCAGGTCCTCCGCCGTCGGGGACCACGCCGTCGCGGCCGCGGCGTTCGCCCGCACCTGCTCGGGCGTGGTCGCTCCGGCGATCACACTGGACAGCGACGGCTGCGCGAGGAGCCACCCGAACGTCGCCTCCAGCATCGTGATGCCCCGGTCGTCGCAGAACTGCTGGTACGCCTCGAGCGCCTCCCACGGCGCGTTCTCGTAGATGTACGGCCGCTGGCGCATGATGCGCGTGTCGGAGGGCGCCGACTCGCGCGTGAACTTGCCCGTGAGCAGCCCGTTGTGCAGCGGGAAGTAGGGGAAGAAACCGAGCCCGTACCGGCGCACCGCAGGCAGGACCTCCTTCTCGGCGTCGCGCGCGAGCAGGCTCAGCTGGTTCTGCGCCGACACGAACGGCACCGCGTTGCGCAGCTGTGCAGTGAAATGCGCCTCTGCGACCTGCCATCCCGCGAAGTTCGAGTGGCCGATGTAGCGGACCTTGCCCTCGCGCACGAGGTCGCCCAGAGCGTCGAGCGTCTCCTCGATCGGGGTCGCCTCGTCGGGGGTGTGCACCTGGTAGAGATCGATCCAGTCGGTCTGCAGGCGCCTCAGCGACGCCTCGACTGCGCGACGGATGTAGGACCGGGACCCCTTCGATCCCGTGAAGCCCTCCGGATTGGGCAGCGCGCTGTGGCCGAACTTCGTCGCGAGGACGACGTCGTCGCGACGACCCTTCAGAGCCTCGCCCATCAGCGACTCGCTCATACCGGGCTTCCCGCCGTACATGTCGGCGGTGTCGAGGAACGTCACGCCCGCGTCGATCGCCGCGTCGATGACCTCGCGCGTGCCCTCGAGCGTCTCGGTGCGGGTTCCAGGACGCCCGAAGTTGTTGCATCCGAGACCGACGGCAGACACGAGAAGACCGGATGCGCCGACACGACGAAGAGGAACGTGGGAAGTCATCCCTCAACGCTAGTGCTCTCCGCGAACGCGGAAGGCCCCCGCGAACGGGGGCCTTCTGATCGAGCGATCAGACG
Proteins encoded:
- a CDS encoding FtsK/SpoIIIE domain-containing protein, which encodes MRFAPAPAAPRPRTEPEVGPHDLVDTALTLPAPWAPPPRTGLPVLASVVPIVGAVGIWLVTGSMLSLWLACLVPVVAAATVVDRMRTTRRDRRRADAEAEAARERVASAVGVRHREERARRWAAHPDVARFLAYDTAVWRPVAERADTLVVGAGEAPSAVRVSGGEGDPASDRLRARATVLEDAPITVRAGEGVAVIGPPVIADAALRALVAQLCLSLPPGKLRLIAAPGWADGLPHRRAATGIAAAVVEPGQQVPPAAEIVIARVEPGHPIPPRCGATLVIDAPGVAHLDRAGSVQEIAAEALSRDQLHTIAHALTDRASHAAVPGLSDGPAAVVPLREVLDDAPPARRGALAAPIGSNAGRTVVVDLVGDGPHAVVAGVTGSGKSELLITWILALCATHSTEEVSFLLADFKGGTAFDALETMPHVTGVITDLDGTGARRAIESLRAEIRWREGELGGHSARDIDDPRVRLPRLVVVVDEFAALLADHPELHAVFADVAARGRALGIHLILGTQRVAGVVRDALLANCPLRISLRVTDAADSRAVVGTDDAALLPGGVDGRGAAVVRRAADPAPQPARIALSSSDDIRRIASTARGPIPRRPWLPDLPGRIELDDLVRHEDAPKGGGVLLVGLADEPERQRQRPIGVRTGDRGLLVVGGPGSGKSTVLATIAAQARGPVVRVPSDPEGTWDAVQRFACAPPEAGSIVLIDDLDTVAAHFPADYGREVVERLDLAMRRAGDDGVLFVVAAQRLTGAAARVGDLLSRRLLLPMLSRQEYLAAGGESAHHTTGAPPGRGRLDGRAVQVAVATAAAAGDGRGLAASGARVFAPQAPLTGFVARPTADARAAVAAWARRGVRVVRLDDFAAGDGSGGASGEPVVVTGDPDQWQRHWRTLSDVRSDHDLVVDMACSAEYRLLTGDRSLPPYCAPGRPRAWLFRTGAVTRVALPADDTADSLLTADRRDP
- a CDS encoding protein phosphatase 2C domain-containing protein, producing MPKVTADSTTITLPDGELELTWAAVTHRGRRRDVNQDAVLAQFPLFVVADGMGGHVGGEIASTSTVARMRELAESGTITAKALEKSLARAVKDIASHPDATDEATGTTVTGVFLDTSRDEPHWVTLNIGDSRVYLVREGMIAQLTTDHSVVQELVAAGRLSPEEAENHPYGNVITRAVGPSESVTPDYVRVEIVPGDRFVICSDGLTKELTDYGIRHFLDENPDPADAVRAMLEAALENGGRDNITIVVLNVGSAPEIDDETDEDATDTAEWETVDDEDEESDAAAEPAAQQQSDGDDSSTAPR
- a CDS encoding APC family permease, with translation MATSPVHLDRPDGKGLAAGTLGLWGSTVIGLASTAPVYSLVATLGFVVLAVGAQAPIAFIVAFVPMLFIAYAYRELNNDVPDCGTTFTWGTKAFGPWVGWMGGWGVAVAGMVVLANLAQIGGIYFWALIDGIVGSTEDALLSDNVFLVTATGVVFIALMTWVSWRGIEIGERLQNVLLGIQYLALVIFVVAALWQFFAGTAPNPTPFDWAWFNPLGFTEWQGFTEAVLLALFIYWGWDTCLALNEETKDPKRIPGLAALLTCVLLLVTYVSVTLAAMMYAGLGETGTGLGNEANADDVFLAIKDGLLGPVGWVLVVAVLISAVSSTQTTILPTARGTLSMAVYRALPAKFKEVHPKYRTPSFSTIVMGVVASLYYIGMTLISDNILQDSILSLGLAIAFYYAITGYACVWYFRRELFNSTRNFFFRFLLPLAGALMLTYAFIQSAIDMYDVDYGYTVLLGIGGTFVVGVGALALGVVLMFIWFAFPRSKPFFRGESLNRDTPVLVPEEPADYLRSVDGGLV
- a CDS encoding saccharopine dehydrogenase family protein, which translates into the protein MRILIVGAGGVGSAATRIAVRRDFFESLVIADYDPARPEALVAELGDPRLSAAQVDASSADAVATLVRETGATHVLNAVDPRFVMPIFDGCFAAGATYLDMAMSLSHPHPDKPHELPGVKLGDEQFAKDQEWKDAGRLALVGIGVEPGLSDVFARYAEDELFSEIDELAVRDGANLVVAGYDFAPSFSIWTTIEECLNPPVIYEEDRGWYTTPPFSGPEVFEFPEGIGPVECVNVEHEEVLLMPRWTKAKRVTFKYGLGDEFIEVLRVLHKTGLDRTDPVDVKGVQVAPRDVVAAALPDPATLGDSMTGKTCAGVWVTGKGKDGAPRSTYLYHVADNEQSMREYKSQAVVWQTAINPVIALELLARRTWEGTGVLGPEAFDARPFLDLLAAPAPEGYGSPWGMEEKPLP
- a CDS encoding aldo/keto reductase; its protein translation is MTSHVPLRRVGASGLLVSAVGLGCNNFGRPGTRTETLEGTREVIDAAIDAGVTFLDTADMYGGKPGMSESLMGEALKGRRDDVVLATKFGHSALPNPEGFTGSKGSRSYIRRAVEASLRRLQTDWIDLYQVHTPDEATPIEETLDALGDLVREGKVRYIGHSNFAGWQVAEAHFTAQLRNAVPFVSAQNQLSLLARDAEKEVLPAVRRYGLGFFPYFPLHNGLLTGKFTRESAPSDTRIMRQRPYIYENAPWEALEAYQQFCDDRGITMLEATFGWLLAQPSLSSVIAGATTPEQVRANAAAATAWSPTAEDLEAIDGFFPGPGRAA